GAGGCCCCGGTCCCCTTGGTCTGCACCAGAGTGCCCTTGGCCACCAAAGACTTGATGGCGGTCTTGACGCGGACCTTGTTCTTTTCCACATCGTATCCTCCGGCAGCTAGAGCCTTCTTGAGGGCGGCCAAAGACACGCCGCCCCGCTCCTTGGATGCGGCCACAGCTTTGACGAGCAGCTCGTTGACGCTGGGACCGGCCTTCCTCGGTTTGGAGACCTTCTTCTTGGCTGCTTTGGCCGGAGCGGCGGCGGCTGGAGCTGGAGCTTCTTCTGCCATGTTGTCCTGCAGTGCTGTTCCTCGTCAGGAT
The window above is part of the Plectropomus leopardus isolate mb unplaced genomic scaffold, YSFRI_Pleo_2.0 unplaced_scaffold59515, whole genome shotgun sequence genome. Proteins encoded here:
- the LOC121939776 gene encoding histone H1-like, with the protein product MAEEAPAPAAAAPAKAAKKKVSKPRKAGPSVNELLVKAVAASKERGGVSLAALKKALAAGGYDVEKNKVRVKTAIKSLVAKGTLVQTKGTG